The Pantanalinema sp. genomic sequence TCCTGCTCTCCGGGCAGGGCACGATGGAGGATGCCATCGAGGCCCTGCGCGAGGGACGGGCCTTCGACTTCCTGCGCAAGCCCCTGTACGATCTCGGTCGGCTCAACCTCACCATCGAGAAGGCCCTGAAGCGCCGCAGCACCCACCCTGCCCCGGCCGGCGAGGTGCGGCCGGTCGTCTCACCCGATCAAGTCCTGAGCGTCAGGGAGCGCGAGGTCCTCAACCTGGTGGCGCAGGGCCTGGAGAATCGCGAGATCGCGGGGCGCCTGAGCATCAGCGACAAGACCGTCAAGAACCACCTCGCCCGCACCTACCAGAAGCTCAACGTCTCCAACCGCACCCAGGCCGTCACGCTCTGCCAGCGGCTGGGCCTGCTCTAGCGCGGC encodes the following:
- a CDS encoding response regulator transcription factor, translated to MANTILIVDDEPDILDIHATWLRNSGYEVLQAVSGAEAISLAKQRAVDVVITDLRMPGLSGLHLLTILKEIAPSIEVVLLSGQGTMEDAIEALREGRAFDFLRKPLYDLGRLNLTIEKALKRRSTHPAPAGEVRPVVSPDQVLSVREREVLNLVAQGLENREIAGRLSISDKTVKNHLARTYQKLNVSNRTQAVTLCQRLGLL